The region acaccttctaaaacaagttttcaagtaccaaaacagtttagggtaatgtttctaatccatttccagcaactaaagtcgaaaaactgcactatgtcgaccctactcgccgagtgcatgaacctactcggcgagtaggttgaagatacaagtggactcggcgagtccccccatggactcggcgagtccatcagtcagacagcaagatttcgacttttttcaagcatattgcaacaagtatcaaacaaacaagcctaggctctgataccactgatgggttttgagcattctaacacttcctaagtgtacatgcaaccctaataaaccttggatctatgtttgtctaagatacatgcaaataattatttttccaaggcttatatcctaactagcatggcatggggaacttgaatcaaataaagctagtataaacacttaccttgtagttgtagttgattccttggagttttagagcctagcaccaataatgtggatgcctcaaatgaaagtcacaaatcaccacaaacttggaactttgagagaatagtcacacttctcttgaaatcggccctcacctcaacatgtgtcaactagtatgatttcaagagccaaagcctcctttatatagtgtggtggattagggttacatccatgtaaaccctaataccaatgtctcttcatttccatgagatccatgggttaaagctccatggagaatccatggacttctccatccaagcctagcccattccaaataagcataagcccacactatataaatatagaagcccatatttaattagtaatatctttgatcactaaattaatcctagattaattatagatcactactaattaaataatatgatcttatattaatatattagaacttataatatattaataaatcataacttgtactattctcaaatattatccataaattgttcgggtgaagtgcaacccaaatggaccatgccgggccgggtcaagtatataccaaatatagttatggacttagacactatatccaacatctTCAACAACAGCtccgggaatgtacctgtctaatgctgacctgagaatacaagttatttgaaaagcgagtatcagcatttttacaaatgctggtgagttcataagtatttagtggcattttatccaaataacttaataaaaatgGTAATATCAGTGTATTCAtttcattagtgtcttttccataaaatcctatattttctttaataaaagcagtcttctaccaagactggacggagtaatgtggtaaaaagtagttttcccttaatcgctatcattatcaaaatacagaatttgattattaagaaaacaggagaattcagggaaataacatatgcctcagcagtgaggactgctgactaaggcaaggaatcatagactctaggagagtatcgaatgaacgacacgcctggctcagtctaacagaaaaagacacagaccccagacggtaccaaatgaaaggtacaactagtaaggtctaaaacagtgaacacagaccccagacagtatcgactgaatgatacgtccagcaaggtctaaaacagtgaatacagtggatacagtgaataaagaccccagacagtaccaaatgactgatacgtctagcaaggtctaaaacagtgtggGGACCTCATGGGACAAAAAGGAGGGAGAGATGCATTTGTTTCCCAAGGTTTTGATACTTGGAATAAAAAAGATGCATTTCGGACTCATGTGGGTGGTGTTGATAGTTTTCACAGCAAATCAAGAGAAAAGTGTGAGTTTTTAATGAGGGAAAAACAAGCTATTAATGTAGTCTTGAGGAGGCAAACCGAAGCAGACGACCATAAatataaggttcgattacgtgtTTCTATTATTGTTGCTAGGCTTTTATTGAAAACCGGTTTACCGTTTCGTGGTCATGACGAGTAGATTAACTCGAAAAATAGAGGGCTTTACATTGAAGTGTTAAAAGCCATTTGAGAGACTAGTGAAGATATTTTCAACAATCCTTTAGAAAATGCTCCTAAAAACAATCAACTTATTTCCCTTAAAATTCAAAAAGAACTTGTGCAATGTTTTGCACAATAAGTACTTTTGAGTATTCGTGAAGAGATTGATCAAGATGTGTTTGCTTTACTAGTTGATGAATCTAGTGATGTTTCAAAAAAGGAACAAATGGATATTGTTTTGCGTTATGTCAATAGTCTTGGCTTTGTGAAAGAAAGATTCATAGGAGTAGTGCACGTGAAGGATACATCTTCTTTGACACTCAAAAACGCCATAAATGAAGTACTTACAAGTAATAAGTTGAGTTTTAGTCAGGTAATTTATTCTTTACTTTTTTGTTATTTcaatttaatttaatatatatatatatatatatatatatatatatatatatatatatatactaattgttttaaattttaatagatAAGAGGACAATGTTACGATGGGGCTAACAATATGTCAGGGGAATTCGATGGTTTGAAAGCTTTGATATTACAAGAGAATGACATGGCTTTTTATGTACATTGCTTTGCACACCAACTTCAATTAGTAGTTGTAGCTGTAGCAAAGAAGCATGATGGTGTTAGTGACTTTTTTGAGCAAATTTTGTTGGTGGTTAATGTTGTTTGTGCCTCATGTAAAAGAAAAGACTCACTATGAGAGCAAGCAAGAGAAAAGGTGCAAAAAGGCTTGTGTAGTGGTGAACTTGAAACCAGAAGAGGGTTAAATCAAGAGACAACACTTGTTCGAGCGGGAGAAACAAGATGGGGTTCACATTTCAACACACTCACAAGTTTGATGAAGTTGTTTGTGGATGTTCTTGTAGTTATAGATTTTGTGAAAAAGGAGGGAGGGTCATTGGCAAACCGTCAACAAGCATCTGGAATCTAAGCATATTTTAAATCATATGAGTTCGTGTTTTACTTACATACGATGTATGACATTTTACACCTGACGAGCACATTATCAAAGCAACTTCAAAGAAAAGATCTAGACATTTTAGAAGCGGCTTCGATGGTTAGAGGGACAATGGAGGCATTGCAATCTTTTAGAAACATAGGGTTTGCTAGCATTTTGCCAAAAGTATCATCTTTTTGTCAAACACACAAAATTGATACTTTAGATATGGAAGAGTTGTATATTGGTGCGAGAAACCTTAGGACTACAAAGACTAATAGGTTTCATTTTGAGGTTGAAATCTTCAACACGGTGGTAGATATGCAACTTACAAAATATCGGGATCGATTTAGTTAAACAAGCACCCAATTACTAGAATACATGGGTGCTTTGAGCCCTGTGATTCATTTGCAcaattttaaaaatcaaagttATTGAAGTTGGGTAAGTTATACAACTATGACTTTGATGATTCAGATATGATAGACCTTGAAGGACAACTTGAAATATTTTATCACTCTTGCATCAAAGATGACCGCTTTACTAGTTTGAAAGGAATTTCCAACCTTTCTCGTTTGATGGTTAGTACGGGGAAGCATCGGTATTATCCTTTGGTTTATAAGCTTTTAAAGTTGTCTTTGATATTACCCGTAGTGACCGCAAGTGTAGAAAGATGTTTTTCAAAGATGAAGCTCTTGAAGATCAACTTGTGTAACAATATTGGCGATGAATTTTTGAACGACGCATTGCTTTGTAATGTCGAGACCGAAGCACTTGTGAAAGTTGAGAATGAAAAAGTAATGGAGCGTATTCAAAAGATGTCTGCACGAAGAGGACAAATTTAAATTCTAATAGATCGTTGTTATAATATGTTTAACCAAAAAAAATTTGTATTAGATGTTTTATATTATATTTGACCGGAATTTTTTTAATGTCTTATATTATGTTTGACTGGAAAAAAAAGTTGTGCAACTCCTACTACTAATTCTTGCGTCCGCCCTTGCTTCCAACTCCTAGGTCCAGCTTCCAGCTTCCTgcttcctttttgctccaaacATGTCTTTTATCCCCACAACATAATTCATAAcaaattaagtatcttttgttctaATAAGGGCATAAaagtaattaaaatattaatttctGATGTATAAATACGCACACATCACACGTTGATTTTTCTTGCACGATATCTCATGTTTTGTGACTTTGCATGTAGCATCTTTTAAAGCAGTCTTCCCCCCCTTGAAAACCCTAACCCTCAAGACCACGAGAGGGGATACCCATGTAAGGTCCACACAAGCGTGTTTTCCTCCAACCTATCCAAAAATAAAAATGTCAGTCGGTCTAAGGGTTGAGCTTCCTTCTGCCGGGTCAGTCAAGAAATTAACAGATGTCTTTTTCTTGGTGGAAATCCCGACGTACTTAAATACgtcaaacaaaacatcattagcCATATCGTATCAATATTTGAACCACGAGAGTTATTTACAATGAACCAcatgctctccaaaagagtccGAGCATGCATTGCAACACACCAGACATATCTAGTCACCTGGAAATATTGGGATCATGATTTGATATTTAAGTATGGTACAATATTTCACATGAGACATATGTTGGCCAAAGTCATCTAAAGAAATAGCTAAAACAGAATATTAAGcatatttatatatgaaataCGATTATTAAAATAacaatcaattatatatatatatatatatatatatatatatatatatataggcttaggttattgtgtttttactaactattatgTCCCTGTATGTATAAATATGGACCAccggatggaatagaatcaaaggtgagaagttctcatcatagtcaactccatgagtttgagtaaagcccttcgcaaccagtcgcaccttatatgtgtgtactttcccatccatgttggtcttcttctcgaagatccatttgcactcgaccgtcttacgacctggtacattgtcaaccaagtaccaaacttgattgtcacacatggactgaatctcgctgtccatagcctctttccattttgcagactcagggcctgccatggtttccttgtagttattaggttcatccaaatttatcaatgtactatcactgataaacatatcaccttcagctgttatatgaaaaccatataacacaggtggaacactaactctactagaacgtcttagaggtacggacacgtcaatcggttcaacaggagttacttcctcaggttgagtgctaatGTTTGAGGTTGATTCATCATTTAACTCTTGAAGCTATTCAAGGTCTATTTGCAtcctactgtcctcttggcatatgagttctctttcgcggaaaacccttctcctcgcaacgaagacaacattgtcactcggtctacaAAAGAGATTTCCAAAgcatttctgtgggtagccgatgaaaatacatcgctcactacgaggttcgagcttgtcgtgagtctctcgtattacgaaagcctcgcaaccccaaaccttgatatgtgctaacgagggaaccttcc is a window of Lactuca sativa cultivar Salinas chromosome 1, Lsat_Salinas_v11, whole genome shotgun sequence DNA encoding:
- the LOC111894713 gene encoding uncharacterized protein LOC111894713 — translated: MGQKGGRDAFVSQGFDTWNKKDAFRTHVGGVDSFHSKSREKCEFLMREKQAINVVLRRQTEADDHKYKVRLRVSIIVARLLLKTVLLSIREEIDQDVFALLVDESSDVSKKEQMDIVLRYVNSLGFVKERFIGVVHVKDTSSLTLKNAINEVLTSNKLSFSQIRGQCYDGANNMSGEFDGLKALILQENDMAFYVHCFAHQLQLVVVAVAKKHDGVSDFFEQILLVVNVVCASYMIDLEGQLEIFYHSCIKDDRFTSLKGISNLSRLMVSTGKHRYYPLVYKLLKLSLILPVVTASVERCFSKMKLLKINLCNNIGDEFLNDALLCNVETEALVKVENEKVMERIQKMSARRGQI